From Vitis vinifera cultivar Pinot Noir 40024 chromosome 3, ASM3070453v1, the proteins below share one genomic window:
- the LOC104878757 gene encoding zinc finger CCCH domain-containing protein 19 — translation MEEEDDALNDGYKPPSPRQGDSAIGDEVLPQSIDQCDVVSELDDSQLVGAASPAAVAEPEEEEDVEAIAGEEAEAEAEAEAEAEAGVEVAEGGRGGGGRRKRGRNPRVPARAPLKKSFEEDVCFICFDGGDLVLCDRRGCPKAYHTTCVNRDEEFFRAKGKWNCGWHQCTACEKNSYYMCLTCPFSLCKNCIKDSVIFCVRENKGFCEACMKIIMLIEKNEQGNKEMDQVDFDDKSSWEFLFKDYWIDLKGRLSLTSDELAQAKNPWKGSDAPAGKQEAPDEPNDVYNDGGPGSDSSSGNVEARKPKRRKAKKRLKSLNKERDSPSVATAIGAEGTSTPANTEWASKELLEFVMHMKNGDKSVTSQFDVQALLLEYIKRNKLRDPRRKSQIICDSRLEYLFGKPRVGHFEMLKLLESHFLNKEDSQTDDLQGSVVDSEASQLEVDGNTDTLMKVGKDRRRKARKKGDERGSQSNLDDYAAIDIHNISLIYLRRNLMEDLIEDTEKLHDKVVGAFVRIRISGSGQKQDVYRLVQVVGTSKAADPYKVGKRTTEVMLEILNLSKTEIISIDIISNQEFTEDECMRLRQSIKCGLITPLTVGGILEKALALQAVRVKDWLETEIVRLSHLRDRASEKGRRKELRECVEKLQRLKTAEERQRRLEEIPEVHADPNMDPSYESEEDESETDDKRQENHLRPRDTGFSRKRMEPSSSRKGDSGSNYSWSTPTKNSSRNWEFSRSMSNKVFSSKSEDVASPDEIMNEDSWNRRDTQKLSRWEKISGSNSEVGGWNSHSVVRSESFSTVPLESPMASHSGVRSESFSGIALDSSVAAHSVGRSESFSGVALESSSGPPLTGVEPTAAKLSETDKMWHYQDPSGRVQGPFSLVQLRKWSNSGFFPKDLRIWRTTEKQDDSALLTDVLFAAFPKDSSPVDNSIGKSQNVHTLPHPSTDSGKPYESSLQQVGENQGGEKPNLDHRGENWRSQQEVSLSKGWAASSMVEAPKLSTDGSVSDYDGRNDLANLPSPTPAQSTTGWVAGQAPDKKGTATEFPVQPAVDPFLGSSGTLLSPTAVTSENGQLIHSSTSPSSVKQSAGVDSSDLSFASFSQQTSVPGRKEHNVIELLGALVPSSVSNSSANAPEVHPQSSVSGESQSVQADAYPLAAPDFAAGSMNPGATDSKVAGASLPNLVHSVAGLSHPVETHGWGSGSISKPEIVSSCPVSGGESQTWGYGPPQKLERNNSIPMHSQQPPYGHWVDASSIHNSASSLGTGNLAGYFPSPGLGLPLSDSWRPQVPSNPPNFQPPPPGNLGPPALPNLAPSVPPNMGPRAPPSFGPPAPTNLGHPTPPNLGPPAPPNLNPLPPPPILTPSVPPNMISAAPPNLVPLGPPNIIPPGPPNMISPAPPAMIPPAPPNLAPAAPPNLPWGMGVAENPSAAPRPGPQNPNAGWGPMPGNPNMSWGPVPGNTNMNWGASGQASAPGNAIPSWVAPTGNQGMWGSDQNHNGDRFSGQRDRGSQGGDPGYGGGRPWNRQSSFGNGGGGGSGRSTPKGQRLCVYHENGHCKKGASCDYRHS, via the exons ATGGAGGAGGAAGACGACGCTTTAAACGACGGCTACAAACCGCCCTCTCCACGGCAAGGGGACTCGGCCATTGGTGACGAAGTGCTTCCGCAAAGCATCGACCAATGCGACGTCGTTTCAGAGCTGGACGATTCGCAGCTTGTGGGCGCCGCGTCTCCTGCTGCTGTTGCGGAGCCGGAGGAGGAAGAGGACGTGGAGGCGATCGCGGGAGAGGAGGCGGAGGCGGAGGCAGAGGCTGAGGCGGAGGCGGAGGCCGGCGTGGAGGTCGCGGAGGGAGGTCGAGGCGGCGGGGGCAGGAGGAAGAGGGGCCGGAATCCTAGGGTTCCAGCGCGGGCTCCGCTGAAGAAGTCGTTTGAGGAGGACGTTTGCTTCATTTGCTTCGATGGCGGTGATCTTGTGCTCTGTGATCGCAG gGGATGCCCTAAGGCCTACCATACTACGTGTGTTAATCGTGACGAGGAATTCTTTCGAGCCAAGGGCAAATGGAATTGTG gTTGGCATCAATGTACTGCTTGTGAGAAGAATTCCTATTATATGTGTTTGACATGTCCATTTTCCTTGTGCAAGAACTGCATCAAAGATTCTGTTATCTTTTGTGttagagaaaacaaaggcttCTGTGAGGCATGCATGAAAATTATCATGttgattgaaaaaaatgagCAGGGAAACAAGGAAATG GATCAAGTTGATTTCGATGACAAAAGTAGCTGGGAGTTCCTCTTCAAGGATTACTGGATAGATTTAAAAGGAAGGCTATCTCTAACATCAGATGAACTTGCTCAGGCTAAAAATCCGTGGAAAGGGTCTGATGCACCTGCTGGAAAACAGGAAGCACCGGATGAACCCAATGATGTTTACAATGATGGTGGTCCTGGTTCAGACAGTTCCTCTGGAAATGTAGAAGCAAGGAAGCCCAAAAGAAGAAAGGCCAAGAAACGGTTGAAGTCACTCAATAAGGAGAGGGATTCACCGAGTGTAGCAACAGCAATTGGAGCAGAAGGAACGTCTACGCCTGCCAACACTGAGTGGGCATCAAAAGAGCTCTTGGAGTTTGTTATGCATATGAAGAATGGGGACAAATCCGTTACAAGTCAGTTTGATGTACAAGCCCTCTTGCtagaatatataaaaagaaacaaacttCGTGATCCTCGCcgaaaaagtcaaataatttGCGATTCAAGACTTGAATATCTTTTTGGAAAACCACGTGTTGGGCATTTTGAAATGTTAAAACTTCTTGAGTCTCACTTTCTTAATAAAGAGGATTCACAGACAGATGATCTACAAGGGAGTGTTGTTGATAGTGAAGCTAGTCAGTTGGAGGTTGATGGTAATACCGACACCCTAATGAAAGTGGGTAAAGATAGGAGACGTAAAGCACGTAAAAAGGGTGATGAGAGAGGATCTCAATCAAATCTTGATGATTATGCAGCTATTGATATCCACAACATTAGCTTAATTTATTTACGGCGTAATTTGATGGAGGATTTAATTGAAGATACTGAAAAGTTACATGACAAGGTGGTTGGTGCTTTTGTGAGAATAAGGATTTCCGGTAGTGGACAAAAGCAAGATGTGTATAGGCTAGTCCAAGTTGTAG GTACAAGCAAAGCAGCTGATCCATATAAAGTTGGCAAAAGGACAACAGAAGTTATgctagaaattttaaatttaagcaAGACAGAAATCATATCAATTGATATAATTTCAAATCAGGAGTTCACTGAG GACGAATGTATGCGTCTACGTCAGAGTATAAAATGTGGATTAATCACCCCATTGACAGTG GGTGGCATTCTGGAAAAAGCGTTAGCACTTCAAGCAGTCAGAGTCAAGGAT TGGCTGGAAACAGAGATTGTGCGGCTTAGTCATCTTCGCGATCGAGCTAGTGAAAAGGGGCGCAGAAAGGA GCTTAGGGAATGTGTCGAGAAATTGCAGCGTTTGAAGACAGCTGAGGAGCGCCAGCGCAGGCTTGAGGAAATTCCAGAAGTCCATGCAGACCCAAATATGGATCCAAGTTACGAGTCTGAGGAAGATGAAAGTGAGACAGATGACAAGAGACAAG AAAATCATTTGAGACCAAGAGATACAGGCTTTAGCAGGAAGAGGATGGAACCTAGCTCTTCAAGGAAAGGAGATTCTGGTTCAAATTATTCCTGGAGTACACCAACAAAAAATTCTAGTAGAAACTGGGAATTCAGCAGAAGTATGTCAAATAAAGTTTTTTCAAGCAAAAGTGAAGATGTTGCTAGCCCTGATGAGATCATGAATGAGGATTCATGGAATAGAAGAGACACACAGAAACTGAGCAGGTGGGAGAAGATAAGTGGTTCTAATTCTGAAGTTGGTGGCTGGAATAGCCATTCAGTGGTAAGATCTGAATCATTTTCAACCGTGCCATTAGAAAGTCCCATGGCATCCCATTCAGGAGTAAGATCAGAATCattttctggaattgcattAGACAGTTCTGTGGCAGCCCATTCAGTGGGAAGGTCTGAATCATTTTCTGGAGTTGCATTAGAAAGTTCCTCCGGACCTCCCTTGACAGGGGTAGAACCAACTGCTGCCAAACTCAGTGAAACGGACAAAATGTGGCATTACCAAGATCCTTCTGGAAGAGTCCAAGGACCATTTTCTCTGGTGCAGCTGCGGAAATGGAGTAATAGTGGGTTCTTCCCCAAGGATCTCAGAATTTGGAGAACTACTGAAAAGCAGGATGACTCTGCACTTTTGACTGACGTATTGTTCGCAGCATTCCCAAAAGATTCATCACCAGTTGACAACAGCATTGGAAAGTCCCAAAATGTGCATACTCTGCCTCACCCATCCACAGATTCTGGAAAGCCATATGAATCATCCTTGCAGCAAGTAGGTGAAAATCAAGGTGGGGAGAAGCCAAATCTTGATCATAGAGGAGAAAATTGGAGATCTCAACAAGAGGTTAGTTTGTCCAAGGGCTGGGCTGCTTCATCTATGGTTGAGGCTCCTAAACTTTCCACAGATGGTTCAGTTTCTGACTATGATGGCAGGAATGATTTGGCAAACCTCCCTTCTCCCACTCCTGCCCAAAGCACCACTGGTTGGGTTGCTGGGCAAGCTCCTGATAAAAAAGGCACAGCCACTGAGTTTCCTGTTCAACCAGCAGTGGATCCATTTTTAGGTTCCTCTGGAACGCTATTATCTCCTACTGCAGTGACCTCAGAGAATGGCCAGTTGATACATTCTTCTACTTCACCATCTTCAGTCAAGCAGAGTGCAGGTGTTGATAGTTCAGATCTATCTTTTGCATCATTCAGCCAACAAACAAGTGTTCCTGGTAGGAAAGAACATAATGTGATTGAGCTTTTAGGAGCATTGGTGCCTAGTTCAGTCTCAAATTCCTCTGCAAATGCTCCAGAGGTTCATCCTCAATCGTCTGTGTCAGGTGAATCACAGAGTGTTCAGGCAGATGCATATCCACTTGCTGCACCTGATTTTGCTGCTGGCTCAATGAACCCAGGTGCTACTGATTCTAAAGTTGCAGGTGCAAGTCTCCCAAACCTGGTTCATTCTGTTGCGGGTCTTAGCCATCCTGTTGAAACTCATGGATGGGGGTCTGGTTCAATTTCAAAGCCAGAAATAGTATCTTCCTGCCCAGTATCTGGGGGTGAATCTCAAACCTGGGGATATGGTCCACCTCAGAAGCTAGAACGAAATAATTCTATTCCTATGCATTCACAACAGCCACCATATGGTCACTGGGTTGATGCTTCTTCTATCCATAATTCTGCTTCATCTCTTGGCACAGGAAATCTAGCTGGGTATTTCCCTAGTCCAGGCCTAGGTTTGCCTCTATCTGATTCTTGGAGACCTCAAGTTCCAAGTAATCCACCAAACTTCCAGCCTCCACCTCCTGGCAACCTTGGTCCTCCGGCTCTGCCCAACCTAGCTCCTTCTGTTCCACCTAACATGGGCCCTCGAGCTCCACCCAGCTTTGGCCCTCCAGCTCCAACCAATCTAGGCCATCCAACCCCACCCAATCTGGGCCCCCCAGCTCCACCTAACCTGAACCCTCTGCCTCCACCTCCAATCCTGACTCCTTCAGTGCCACCCAATATGATCTCTGCAGCCCCACCCAACCTAGTCCCTCTTGGTCCACCAAACATTATCCCTCCGGGTCCACCCAACATGATCTCCCCTGCTCCACCCGCTATGATCCCACCGGCCCCACCCAACCTGGCTCCAGCTGCCCCACCCAACCTACCTTGGGGTATGGGTGTTGCAGAAAATCCAAGTGCTGCCCCAAGGCCAGGGCCACAGAATCCAAATGCTGGCTGGGGTCCAATGCCTGGAAATCCAAATATGAGCTGGGGACCAGTACCAGGAAACACAAACATGAACTGGGGAGCTTCTGGTCAAGCGTCAGCACCTGGAAATGCAATTCCAAGTTGGGTTGCACCAACAGGGAACCAAGGCATGTGGGGAAGTGACCAAAATCATAATGGTGATAGATTCTCAGGTCAAAGGGACAGGGGTTCCCAGGGTGGAGATCCTGGTTATGGCGGGGGCAGACCTTGGAATCGCCAATCATCATTTGGCAATGGAGGGGGAGGAGGTTCTGGTAGATCAACCCCTAAAGGGCAGAGATTGTGTGTGTATCATGAGAATGGGCATTGCAAGAAGGGAGCATCATGTGATTATCGGCACAGTTGA